From a region of the Brevibacterium siliguriense genome:
- a CDS encoding serine hydrolase domain-containing protein encodes MSTPGFVEPDIEAMTAALDAEAQKLDDQGGSLAWGIFRRGGPARAVNADVPYRIASMTKSFTSAAIGILAADGLDLDVPFGQLLPELVDTAIGDRTCRQALTMSTGFTKDDPWADRMEAMTPAELTDWLHRGAIACAPADTGYEYSNLGYALLGMVAETVTGRPFTEFVSSEIFGPLRLMRTGFDHTDFPDLATGYRVDLDGGLHPAELTGPGVFSPIGGVISTVNDIRTWMDTHLDALERMDTFAAGSRSRILTDSQQPRRTMEIQTSEHHAETLSYGYGLETRLDTRFGRVVCHSGGYPGYGSHMRWFPDLGLSIVVLGNTTYFPAQRVVQDALDRGWAAATGQQGTRLERRATSAPVPRYPASQAQIDTVIAAANLVNEFDDTVAEAIFSMNMDLDEPRDERRERFTRWRAEKQLDRPLTEADLTMVSPLRGIVTVPGKAEAKATITVGLNHLGEVQAITLSS; translated from the coding sequence GTGAGCACACCCGGATTCGTCGAACCCGATATCGAGGCGATGACCGCGGCTCTCGATGCCGAAGCACAGAAGCTCGACGACCAAGGTGGATCCCTGGCCTGGGGAATCTTTCGCCGAGGCGGCCCCGCCCGAGCCGTGAACGCCGACGTTCCGTACCGGATCGCTTCGATGACGAAGTCCTTCACTTCCGCAGCCATCGGGATCCTCGCCGCGGACGGGCTCGATCTCGACGTGCCGTTCGGACAGCTGCTCCCGGAACTGGTCGATACGGCCATCGGCGACCGCACCTGCCGACAGGCTCTGACGATGAGCACCGGCTTCACGAAGGACGACCCCTGGGCGGACAGGATGGAGGCGATGACGCCGGCCGAGCTCACCGATTGGCTGCACCGAGGCGCGATCGCCTGCGCCCCGGCCGACACCGGCTACGAGTATTCCAACCTCGGCTATGCCCTGCTCGGCATGGTCGCCGAGACGGTCACGGGCCGGCCGTTCACCGAGTTCGTGTCCTCGGAAATATTCGGTCCCCTGAGGCTCATGCGCACCGGTTTCGACCACACCGATTTCCCGGACCTGGCGACCGGGTACCGTGTCGACCTCGACGGTGGCCTCCACCCGGCCGAGCTCACCGGTCCCGGGGTCTTCTCCCCCATCGGCGGGGTCATCTCCACCGTGAACGACATTCGCACATGGATGGACACTCATCTCGACGCCCTCGAACGCATGGACACCTTTGCTGCCGGGTCCCGGTCGCGGATCCTCACCGACAGCCAGCAGCCACGTCGAACCATGGAGATCCAGACAAGCGAGCATCACGCGGAGACACTCAGCTACGGATACGGGCTCGAAACTCGTCTGGACACGCGGTTCGGCCGCGTCGTCTGCCATTCCGGCGGCTACCCTGGGTACGGCTCACACATGCGCTGGTTCCCCGACCTGGGACTGAGCATCGTCGTCCTCGGCAACACGACGTACTTTCCGGCGCAGCGCGTCGTCCAAGACGCACTCGACCGTGGATGGGCGGCAGCCACGGGACAGCAGGGCACTCGGCTGGAACGACGAGCCACTTCGGCCCCGGTGCCCCGCTATCCAGCGTCTCAAGCCCAGATCGACACCGTGATTGCGGCGGCGAACCTCGTCAACGAATTCGACGACACCGTCGCCGAGGCGATCTTCTCGATGAACATGGACCTCGACGAACCCCGCGACGAGCGGCGGGAGCGCTTCACCCGGTGGCGGGCGGAGAAGCAGCTCGACCGTCCCCTCACCGAGGCGGACCTCACGATGGTCTCCCCACTGCGCGGGATCGTCACGGTGCCGGGTAAGGCAGAGGCGAAGGCCACGATCACGGTCGGGCTCAACCACCTCGGCGAGGTGCAGGCGATCACCCTGAGTTCCTGA
- the ispG gene encoding flavodoxin-dependent (E)-4-hydroxy-3-methylbut-2-enyl-diphosphate synthase — protein sequence MTSVNLGMPTPPPPVLAPRRKTRQINVGKVGVGSDSPVSVQSMTTTQTTDINGTLQQIAELTAAGCDIVRVACPTADDAAALPIIAGKSQIPVIADIHFQPRYVFAAIDAGCAGVRVNPGNIRRFDDQVKEISKAAAEAGVSIRIGVNAGSLDKRLMEKYGKATPEALVESALWEASLFEEHGFYDFKISVKHHDPVIMVRAYELLAERGDWPLHLGVTEAGPAFQGTIKSATAFGHLLAEGIGDTIRVSLSAPPAEEVKVGNQILESLNLRPRKLEIVSCPSCGRAQVDVYTLAERVTEGLEGMEVPLRVAVMGCVVNGPGEARDADLGVASGNGKGQIFVKGEVIRTVPESEIVETLIHEANRIAEEAAEQPSGTASGPPEVTVG from the coding sequence GTGACATCGGTCAATCTCGGAATGCCCACCCCGCCGCCTCCCGTGCTCGCTCCGCGGAGGAAGACGAGGCAGATCAACGTCGGAAAAGTGGGGGTCGGATCCGATTCCCCGGTGAGCGTGCAGTCGATGACGACGACGCAGACGACCGACATCAACGGGACCCTGCAGCAGATCGCCGAACTCACCGCAGCCGGCTGCGATATCGTTCGCGTGGCCTGTCCCACCGCCGACGACGCCGCAGCCTTGCCGATCATCGCCGGCAAATCCCAGATCCCGGTCATCGCCGATATCCACTTCCAACCCAGATACGTCTTCGCCGCCATCGACGCCGGCTGCGCGGGGGTCCGCGTCAACCCCGGCAACATCCGCAGATTCGACGATCAGGTCAAAGAGATCTCCAAGGCCGCCGCCGAGGCAGGCGTGTCCATCCGCATCGGCGTCAACGCCGGATCGCTGGACAAACGGCTGATGGAGAAGTACGGCAAGGCTACGCCCGAGGCGCTCGTCGAATCCGCGCTGTGGGAGGCGTCCCTGTTCGAAGAGCACGGATTCTATGACTTCAAGATCTCCGTCAAACACCATGACCCGGTGATCATGGTCCGTGCCTACGAGCTGCTCGCCGAACGCGGGGATTGGCCGCTTCACCTCGGCGTCACCGAGGCGGGACCCGCCTTCCAGGGTACGATCAAGTCCGCCACGGCGTTCGGTCACCTGCTGGCCGAGGGCATCGGAGACACCATCCGAGTGTCGTTGTCCGCCCCTCCCGCCGAGGAGGTCAAGGTCGGCAACCAGATCCTCGAATCCCTCAACCTGCGGCCACGGAAGCTCGAAATCGTCTCCTGCCCGTCGTGCGGGCGTGCGCAGGTCGACGTGTACACGCTCGCCGAACGCGTCACCGAAGGCCTCGAAGGCATGGAGGTGCCGCTGCGTGTGGCCGTCATGGGCTGCGTCGTCAACGGCCCCGGTGAGGCCCGCGATGCCGACCTCGGTGTGGCCAGCGGCAACGGCAAGGGGCAGATCTTCGTCAAGGGCGAGGTCATCCGAACCGTGCCCGAATCCGAGATCGTCGAGACACTCATCCATGAGGCCAACCGCATCGCCGAGGAGGCCGCGGAGCAGCCATCCGGTACCGCCTCGGGGCCGCCTGAAGTCACCGTCGGGTAG
- a CDS encoding GNAT family N-acetyltransferase → MALRIARLEHQHTRWLTDLLARNPCENVYLISLLEVTGTARLGSPAGTLYGIFDGDRPVAAYWVGGNIIPVAATPATNELLARKLNADGRVSCSLIGSRSVILDLQQRLNWGRPRGVRERQPLLAISSDPQVTPDEHVHRVTLDDLGAVFPASVDMFTKEVGFSPIEDGTAGYLSRVRGIIRGKNCYARISSTLPQGGAVPRWPATEQDEQVLFKADIGIRARRIVQVQGVWVHPEVRNQGLGAAGMAAVVQRTRDKGHSTVSLYANDYNETALRMYARVGFEHVGTFATVMY, encoded by the coding sequence ATGGCGCTGAGGATCGCACGACTGGAACATCAGCACACTCGGTGGCTGACGGACCTGCTTGCGCGCAACCCCTGCGAGAACGTCTACCTCATCTCCCTGCTCGAAGTCACTGGCACAGCCCGGTTGGGCTCCCCGGCCGGAACTCTGTACGGAATCTTCGATGGTGACCGGCCCGTCGCCGCCTACTGGGTTGGCGGCAACATCATCCCGGTCGCGGCGACCCCGGCGACGAACGAATTGCTCGCTCGCAAACTCAATGCCGACGGACGTGTGTCCTGCTCACTCATCGGCAGCCGGTCCGTCATCCTCGACCTGCAGCAGCGACTCAATTGGGGCCGACCGCGCGGAGTACGCGAACGGCAGCCGCTGCTGGCCATCAGCTCCGATCCTCAGGTCACGCCCGATGAGCACGTGCACCGGGTGACCCTTGACGACCTCGGCGCAGTGTTTCCCGCCAGTGTCGACATGTTCACCAAAGAGGTCGGATTCTCACCGATCGAGGACGGCACCGCCGGATACCTGTCTCGGGTGCGAGGGATCATCCGCGGCAAGAACTGCTACGCCCGGATCTCTTCGACCCTGCCTCAGGGAGGCGCAGTGCCCCGCTGGCCAGCCACCGAACAGGACGAACAGGTGCTGTTCAAGGCCGATATCGGCATCCGCGCCCGTCGCATCGTCCAAGTCCAAGGAGTGTGGGTCCATCCCGAGGTGCGCAACCAGGGTCTTGGGGCCGCGGGCATGGCGGCGGTCGTCCAACGTACTCGTGACAAGGGGCATTCCACGGTGAGCCTGTATGCCAACGACTACAACGAGACGGCGCTGCGCATGTACGCCCGCGTCGGTTTCGAACATGTCGGCACCTTCGCCACCGTCATGTACTGA
- a CDS encoding RNA-binding S4 domain-containing protein, giving the protein MTEINRDAGKHMRVDVWLWTTRMFKTRNLATQACRGGHVQVDGQRVKAAQKVSIGQEVRVRKAGSEFIWKITGFIPTRMQASVAVQCYEDLTPPPDPALRGFVPRRDKGLGRPTKKDRREMEKFLGDMAKPQSRNRRD; this is encoded by the coding sequence ATGACCGAGATCAACCGAGACGCGGGCAAACACATGCGTGTCGACGTGTGGCTGTGGACGACGCGGATGTTCAAGACCCGCAACCTCGCCACTCAGGCCTGCCGCGGCGGTCACGTTCAGGTCGATGGCCAGCGGGTCAAGGCCGCGCAGAAGGTCAGCATCGGCCAAGAGGTGCGGGTGCGCAAAGCAGGGTCCGAGTTCATCTGGAAGATCACCGGTTTCATCCCCACGAGGATGCAGGCCTCCGTGGCCGTCCAGTGCTATGAGGACCTCACTCCCCCGCCCGATCCGGCGCTGCGCGGCTTCGTGCCCCGGCGTGACAAAGGATTGGGACGTCCGACGAAGAAGGACCGCCGAGAGATGGAGAAGTTCCTCGGCGATATGGCCAAACCACAGTCGCGCAACCGCCGCGACTGA
- a CDS encoding NUDIX hydrolase, with protein sequence MPDPSQLTQFPRPSVAVDTAVLCPVPGRGLHVLMTHPGDGVWQLPGSILRPQERLAEAVARCLREKARLIDRAPVQLHVFDQPDRDDRGWVISVAHLDVLSAADVGLAEDDSPGEQGAGGQSTDDTPTEAVVPEPSDAELAESDSDHPDFPVHSRKLVPVHDVHELSAEHQEIVRVAVHRLRAFHERTPDPFGLLEKEFSLRQLRELHEIVAGESLQADTFRRTMLPLLDPTGEAVSQGRGRPAQTFTRRSALALRADTRLQVPEDRRRE encoded by the coding sequence ATGCCTGATCCCAGCCAACTCACGCAGTTCCCGCGGCCCTCGGTCGCGGTCGACACCGCGGTCCTCTGCCCCGTGCCCGGTCGTGGCCTGCATGTTCTCATGACCCATCCCGGGGACGGAGTGTGGCAGCTGCCCGGGTCGATCCTGCGTCCCCAGGAACGCCTCGCAGAGGCGGTCGCCCGCTGCCTGCGTGAGAAGGCTCGCCTTATCGACCGCGCCCCCGTCCAGCTGCACGTGTTCGACCAGCCCGACCGTGATGATCGCGGCTGGGTGATCTCCGTGGCCCACCTCGATGTGCTCTCCGCCGCTGATGTCGGGCTCGCCGAGGACGACAGTCCAGGTGAGCAGGGTGCTGGTGGGCAGAGCACAGACGACACCCCCACCGAGGCGGTCGTCCCCGAGCCGTCCGACGCTGAACTGGCAGAGTCGGATTCCGATCACCCGGACTTCCCCGTCCACAGCCGGAAGCTCGTGCCCGTCCACGACGTCCATGAGCTCAGCGCCGAACATCAGGAGATCGTGCGCGTGGCCGTGCACCGGTTGCGGGCATTCCACGAACGCACCCCGGACCCCTTCGGGCTGTTGGAGAAGGAGTTCTCACTGCGGCAGCTGCGCGAACTCCACGAGATCGTCGCCGGGGAGAGTCTGCAGGCCGATACGTTCCGCCGCACCATGCTGCCGCTGCTCGACCCCACCGGGGAGGCCGTCAGTCAGGGACGGGGTCGTCCCGCGCAGACATTCACGAGGCGCTCGGCTCTGGCGCTGCGCGCCGACACCCGATTGCAGGTGCCAGAGGATCGCCGACGGGAGTGA
- a CDS encoding proline--tRNA ligase, protein MALRMSSLFVRTQKEDPVGAEVASHKLLHRAGYIRRSAPGIYTWLPLGLAVLGKIEAIVREEMALAGSQEVHFPGLLPADPYKKSGRWEAFGPDLFHLKDRRENDYILAPTHEEVFTLLVKDLYSSYKDLPLSIYQIQTKYRDEARPRAGLLRGREFIMKDAYSFDIDDAGLDASYEAMRVAYLRAFARLGLPCLPVKATPGAMGGSGTEEFIYPSEVGEDTFVKSPGGYAANVEAVTSIVPEAIPYSQSPAAHVEDTPDTPTIETLVAAANASHPRTDREWTAADTLKNVVCAVTHPDGTREIIVIGLPGDREVDLDRAAGTGMLGDGEVDLEAATPEDLAAHPELVKGYIGPGNSFDAPVLGLEAPSKIRYLLDPRVVDGTRWITGANEPGRHVFDLVAGRDFVADGTIEAAQVVLGDPAPDGSGPLELARGVEIGQIFKLGRKYAESLDLKVLDQNGKATTVTMGSYGLGVTRVMACIAEEYHSEDGLLWPQHLAPADVHIIVAGKGEEIAAAAEKMTTELEAEGVSVLLDDRDKVSPGFKFADAELIGIPTVIVAGRGLKDGVVEVRDRLAGEKSDQPVAEVVPSTVARVREAYAKAAAAADAAVAADQND, encoded by the coding sequence ATGGCCCTGCGCATGTCGTCCCTGTTCGTGCGAACTCAGAAGGAGGACCCGGTCGGCGCCGAGGTGGCCAGCCACAAATTGCTGCACCGTGCCGGATACATCCGCAGGTCAGCACCGGGAATCTACACGTGGCTGCCGCTGGGACTGGCCGTGCTCGGCAAGATCGAGGCGATCGTGCGCGAAGAGATGGCGCTCGCCGGCTCCCAGGAGGTCCACTTCCCGGGCCTGCTGCCCGCCGACCCGTATAAGAAGTCCGGCCGCTGGGAGGCTTTCGGTCCCGACCTCTTCCATCTCAAGGATCGCCGTGAGAACGACTACATCCTCGCTCCCACCCATGAGGAGGTCTTCACCCTCCTGGTCAAGGACCTCTACTCCTCGTACAAAGACCTGCCGCTGTCGATCTACCAGATCCAGACGAAGTACCGCGACGAGGCCCGCCCCCGCGCCGGTCTGCTGCGCGGCCGCGAGTTCATCATGAAGGACGCCTACTCCTTCGACATCGACGACGCCGGACTCGACGCCTCCTACGAGGCCATGCGCGTGGCTTACCTGCGTGCCTTCGCCCGCCTCGGCCTGCCGTGCCTGCCGGTCAAGGCGACCCCGGGTGCCATGGGCGGATCCGGAACCGAAGAGTTCATCTATCCCTCCGAGGTCGGCGAGGACACCTTCGTGAAGTCCCCGGGCGGATATGCCGCGAATGTCGAGGCTGTGACCTCGATCGTGCCCGAGGCGATTCCCTACTCGCAGTCGCCCGCCGCGCATGTCGAAGACACCCCTGACACCCCGACCATCGAAACTCTCGTAGCCGCTGCGAACGCATCGCACCCGCGCACCGATCGCGAATGGACCGCGGCAGACACGCTGAAGAACGTCGTCTGCGCCGTCACCCACCCCGACGGCACCCGCGAGATCATCGTCATCGGCCTGCCCGGCGACCGCGAAGTCGACCTCGACCGGGCCGCCGGCACCGGAATGCTCGGCGACGGCGAGGTCGACCTCGAAGCCGCGACGCCTGAGGATCTCGCCGCCCACCCGGAGCTCGTCAAGGGCTACATCGGACCCGGCAACTCGTTCGACGCGCCGGTTCTCGGCCTCGAAGCGCCCTCGAAGATCCGCTACCTGCTCGACCCCCGCGTCGTCGACGGCACCCGCTGGATCACCGGAGCCAACGAGCCCGGCCGTCACGTCTTCGACCTCGTCGCAGGACGGGACTTCGTCGCCGACGGCACGATCGAAGCAGCCCAGGTCGTCCTCGGCGACCCGGCACCGGACGGCTCCGGACCGCTGGAGCTGGCCCGCGGTGTCGAGATCGGTCAGATCTTCAAGCTCGGCCGCAAGTACGCCGAATCCCTCGACCTCAAGGTCCTCGACCAGAACGGCAAGGCGACGACCGTGACCATGGGCTCCTACGGCCTCGGCGTCACCCGCGTCATGGCCTGCATCGCCGAGGAATATCACTCAGAGGACGGACTCCTGTGGCCTCAGCACCTGGCCCCGGCCGATGTGCACATCATCGTCGCCGGCAAGGGTGAGGAGATCGCCGCAGCCGCCGAGAAGATGACGACCGAACTCGAAGCCGAAGGCGTCAGCGTTCTGCTCGATGACCGCGACAAGGTCTCACCCGGGTTCAAGTTCGCCGATGCCGAGCTCATCGGCATCCCCACCGTCATCGTCGCCGGCCGCGGTCTGAAAGACGGCGTCGTCGAGGTGCGCGACCGTCTGGCCGGGGAGAAGTCCGACCAGCCCGTCGCCGAGGTGGTCCCCTCCACCGTGGCACGGGTGCGGGAGGCGTACGCGAAGGCCGCAGCCGCAGCCGACGCGGCGGTCGCAGCCGACCAGAACGACTGA
- a CDS encoding TSUP family transporter produces the protein MVLWLLAAGVLAGWIDAVVGGGGLIQLPALLLVPGMSPVQAVATNKIGSIAGTTASALTYLRKITPDRSATIPAAASAFLGAVLGAKLATLVPSEAFTPIILVALIGVGIFTVLNPSLGADATLRFGESSKRHHALSWLIGLVIGIYDGVLGPGTGSFLVIAFVSIIGFSFLQASATAKVINWATNFGALVYFIPDGQVVWLLGVIMAIGNVTGGVFGARTALARGSGFVRVIFVIVVSALILKLGFDVVSSLIH, from the coding sequence ATGGTCCTGTGGCTGCTCGCTGCGGGAGTGCTGGCCGGGTGGATCGATGCTGTCGTCGGCGGGGGCGGACTGATCCAGCTGCCCGCGCTGCTGCTGGTGCCGGGGATGAGCCCCGTCCAAGCGGTCGCGACGAACAAGATCGGGTCGATTGCGGGCACGACCGCCTCGGCACTCACCTATCTGCGCAAGATCACCCCGGACCGGTCGGCGACGATCCCGGCGGCCGCCTCGGCGTTCTTAGGCGCCGTGCTCGGGGCGAAACTCGCAACCTTGGTGCCGAGCGAGGCGTTCACCCCGATCATCCTGGTGGCGCTCATCGGAGTCGGGATCTTCACTGTGCTCAACCCGAGCCTCGGGGCCGACGCCACTCTGCGATTCGGCGAATCGTCGAAACGCCACCACGCGCTGTCGTGGCTGATCGGGCTCGTCATCGGCATCTACGACGGAGTGCTCGGGCCGGGAACGGGATCGTTCCTCGTCATCGCGTTCGTCTCGATCATCGGTTTCTCGTTCCTGCAGGCCTCGGCGACGGCGAAGGTCATCAACTGGGCGACGAACTTCGGAGCGCTCGTCTACTTCATCCCCGACGGCCAGGTTGTCTGGCTGCTCGGCGTGATCATGGCCATCGGCAATGTCACGGGCGGAGTCTTCGGCGCCCGCACAGCGCTGGCGAGGGGCTCCGGGTTCGTCCGCGTCATCTTCGTCATCGTCGTCTCCGCGCTGATCCTCAAACTCGGATTCGACGTAGTCTCCTCCCTCATCCACTAA
- a CDS encoding aminoglycoside phosphotransferase family protein, whose protein sequence is MKVPPVLHRATREIIGEYRTDSWVAALDYMANEVLDRWKLRFDDVPGAPWAGCESLVIPVLTQENYQGVLRFAAPTSAHTAAHAQALRALKMWNGHGAVRVIRDDRSFRVTLQERLRTKDNLSVLPLSDVPPVWGALQRSLEIPATSEFLRVQDVVAGWLNSFDADAALLTGWSEAGPHDSLLLSFARNWMQTLASSDEHWLIHADLHYYNILAGNPDPTGISTWKAIDPQPLAGPTAYTLAPILWNRLAEIPSDHPQAQAAWLRGFATDLALCAGVDPQYGMGATVAREITNMFWYLRAASGGSTSGLADAARSLWVARALSGADVAGVNAHALKPIG, encoded by the coding sequence GTGAAGGTTCCACCTGTTCTCCACCGTGCGACGCGCGAGATCATCGGCGAATATCGCACCGATTCGTGGGTTGCGGCGCTCGACTATATGGCCAATGAGGTCCTCGATCGGTGGAAGCTGCGCTTCGACGATGTGCCGGGGGCGCCGTGGGCGGGCTGCGAGTCCTTGGTGATTCCGGTGCTCACTCAGGAGAACTATCAGGGGGTGCTGCGGTTCGCCGCGCCCACCTCCGCGCATACGGCCGCGCATGCGCAGGCCCTGCGGGCGCTGAAGATGTGGAATGGGCACGGGGCGGTCCGGGTCATCCGGGATGATCGCAGCTTCCGGGTCACTCTGCAGGAACGCCTGCGCACGAAGGACAATCTGTCCGTGCTTCCTCTGTCCGATGTCCCGCCGGTTTGGGGTGCCCTGCAGCGGTCCTTGGAGATTCCGGCGACCTCGGAGTTCCTGCGGGTCCAGGATGTCGTGGCCGGGTGGCTGAACTCGTTCGATGCTGATGCCGCGCTGCTGACCGGGTGGTCGGAGGCCGGGCCGCACGATTCCCTGCTGCTGTCGTTCGCCCGCAATTGGATGCAGACCCTGGCCTCGTCGGATGAGCATTGGCTCATCCATGCCGATCTGCACTACTACAACATCCTCGCCGGCAATCCGGATCCGACGGGCATCTCGACGTGGAAGGCCATCGACCCGCAGCCCTTGGCCGGCCCGACTGCGTACACCTTGGCCCCGATCCTGTGGAACCGCCTGGCCGAGATCCCCTCGGATCATCCGCAGGCGCAGGCGGCGTGGCTGCGCGGCTTCGCCACGGATCTGGCGCTGTGTGCCGGGGTCGATCCGCAGTACGGGATGGGTGCGACCGTGGCCCGGGAGATCACGAACATGTTCTGGTACCTGCGCGCGGCCTCCGGCGGTTCGACCTCGGGCTTGGCTGATGCCGCCCGTTCCCTGTGGGTGGCCCGTGCGCTGTCCGGTGCCGACGTCGCCGGGGTCAACGCTCACGCCCTCAAACCCATCGGCTGA